In Spirosoma pollinicola, the genomic window AGTTGTCATAATAGGAATGATTATTTGGAACATAGTAGTAAGTAAATGAATTTATAGTTTCATTTATAAAGCCTGAATAAACTCTTTCTGTTGTAAAATGAAATAGTTGAGAAACCGAGCTAATTGAACTTTTAATGTTTACCCTTTCCAAGAAATTATCATAAGTGATTGTAATTAGATAAACTTCATCATTACCAACCTCCGTATCATTGATTTTATCATTTGCTATATATATAGTTAATTTTTCCTGAGTTTTGATAAAATTTTGAAGTAATCCTTTTGTTTCAAGATTATCATGTTTTGCTTTGTAATACCTTGCCTCTTCAAAAAAATTATTGTCAATACTTAAAGTATATACTAAGTCCCCTTGCCTGTTTGTATAACCGATATCTTCAATTATTTCTTCTATTTTCAATGGATCAGTTTCTTGTAATGACTCTTTTAGTTTCTCTATAGTATCTTCTAAGGCATAAATTGTTTTTTTGATATTCTCTTTGATTTCATTTTGCCATTTTTTAAAATCGGCTCGGTCATTAGCTACATTTATAATATAAGGCGTGTCTATCTCTGTATTTATTTCAGGAAGAATGTATGAAATAAACAGACGGTTTTTATTAAATGAGCTTAGATTTAATGTATTTTCAATCTTATCAAGAGCGGTCTTTTTATGAGATACGATAAACTTTTTTTCTTCAATAATTTTTTTACCTGTCAGTCTGTATGAGTTGTAATGAGTTTTGCTTTCTTCTTTAATTAATTCGAAATTACTTAAAATGTCTTTTGAAGACAAAATGAAGATTTTCTTACTATCCTCATATCCACTTATTGCTAAAACGAAAAACTCTTTTCGCTCGCTACCGTCATCATCTAATATGTATTCTTTAGGAATGTATTGTGTTGTGTCTTCGTCTTGAAAAAATTTAACTTGAATTACACCAAATTTTGGTGGATTCTTGTCAAGTATATTTTGGGATGATAACCGTCTTTGAATAATTAAGTCAGCACCGTGTATATCAACGGAACGTTCCAATATCCAAAAACGATCAATTAAGAACTCTCTAGCTGTAGCTTCTCCAATTGTTCCATTTTCCATTCTTTTAATCCAGGAGGGCTTATTTATTTCAGTCATTTAGTTTCCTTTAGTCAATGTTATCTAATAATTGTCTCCAAAACGCTAATTGATTACTGCAATATAAAATACGCACGTCGCATTTCGTATTGTGGGTTGATGTAACGTTTTCAATCGTTGGCTCTTCTGGTCACCCAATGCAACCAAGTAGTGATCAATGGAGTGTTTGAAGAGATGGATAATACACTAGTACTAGGCAGAACGCTACTGACATACGGTTGTCAGTAAACCTACTTTATTTTGTGTGATTCAAAACAAACGCACAAGCGCCATGATTTTTGCCTCCGTTCGCATTATTACTGCCAATATTAAACCCCTCGTCCGGTTCTACGAGCAGATTACTGGCCTACCTGTGATTCAGTATACCGATGATTTCGCCGAATTACAGACCCCTTCGGCTACTTTAGCCATCGGCAGCACACGCACCTTGCAACTGTTCGGAGGTGATCATATCGCCAAGGCCGCCAGTAACCACTCCGCCATTATCGAATTCAGGGTAGAGGATGTTGATAGTGATTATCGAAAATTAGTCGACATTTTAGGCGAGTTGATCATTCAGAAGCCGACTACCATGCCGTGGGGTAATCGTTCATTGCTGTTCAAAGATCCAGATGGCAATCTGGTGAACTTTTTTACGCCAGTTACCCCGGAAGCCTTTAAGAAGTTTGACAAATAGTGTCCCAACTCCTGTCGAACCCATTATATGAATGCTCAGTTATGGACAGCCAAATCAGCTTCGTCTCAGATAGGAGCGAATTAAGAGATTATTATACACACATATGCTATGTGCATTTTCTAACCGTATTATCTCTTTTAAGGAAATGTTTCCTAGCTTTTCTGTCCAGTAAAAGATAGCAAGTCCAGACATGGCTTTTTACACTGTCTAAGGCAGGTAATTAACAATTTTACACGGCGTCGCAGTAGTCTCTCCATTTCGGTTAACTTACCCATACTTATAGTTAGCTCATCGAATCGCTAATCATCGTCAAAAAAATCCTTCGATGGTTAACTTAAGTAACTCACTAGTTTAATAGTCTGTATCCGGTAAATTGCGTCGCTAACAAGTCGTTTTCTGATTATGTTTCTTAAAAAGATATCCCTACAGGACGTGCGGGGCATTGAGCAATTAACGCTTCTGTTTACCCAAGAAGACACTTCCATCCCTCGTTCACGAACACTAATACTGGGAGAAAACGGTATGGGCAAAAGTACGTTACTCCGAGCGATTGCTCTAGTGACTTCGGGCAGTGACGCACTGAGCACGTTACTAGCTAATCCGGATGAATGGATCAGCCACTCCCGATCTGAATGCATTATTCAAGCAACGCTGGTTACCCAAAAGCAGCAGGAACGGTCCATTTCATTACGCATCAAACGGCATGATACCCTAAGAGATATAATTATTACTAACCAAGCTGCACTCAACGAGATTGATGCCGCGCTAAATCACGCGAATCGGAATTATTTTGTGGTGGGTTACGGGGCCTCCCGGCGCCTGAATCAGCGAACTGATTTTTCGTCAACGGAACGGGTTTATCGAAATGACCGGGCGCAAAACGTGGCCAGTTTGTTTGAGGCTGATACCTCCCTGTATCCCATAGCCGCCTGGGCCATGGAACTCGACTACCAACAGCCAGACCGACTGACTTTACTGAAGGATACACTAAATGACTTACTGCCCTCGATACGATTTGATTCGATTGATAAAAAAAACAAACAACTGCTTTTTAAGGTAGGTCGGCAAAAAATACCGCTTCATCAACTCAGTGATGGCTACCAAAACGTGGTTGCCTGGGTAGGCGATATGCTCTATCGGATGATGAATACATTTACTGATTTTAGCTCCCCCCTCGAAACAAGAGGTGTCCTGCTGATCGATGAGATTGACTTACATTTACACCCCAAATGGCAACGATTGATTCTAGATTATCTGTCCGTTAAATTTCCTCGTCTTCAACTGATTGCTACAACCCATTCTCCCTTAACCGTTCAACAGGCCAGCGCGGGGGAGCTTTTTTTCTTACATCGATCGGAGAACGGCCGTATTGCTTTAGATGCCTTTCAGGGTTCTCCTAAGCAAATGCTGATTCATCAATTGTTACTTTCTCCCTTGTTTGGACTAGCCACCGATGAGTCGGTAGCTACCCAACAGGCCAAAGAAGAATATCGTTCGCTCAAGCATCGTAAATCGCGCTCGGCATCTGAGCAACAACGCTTTGAGCAGTTAACCGATCAACTGGCACAGCTGCCCCCCGTCCAACGATCAAATTTCGCCATGGACAACCAGCAGGTTGCCCTGCTCAATGAGGTTCGGCGTGAATTACTTAAACGGGACGCTCAATGATTGCTCTTCAACATACGTATTCGGAGGAGGCCATCCACAAAAATTTTCGGGGCGCCAAGCGCGTCGCGTTTAACTTAGAGCTGCTCAACCAGCAGCGCCAGCGGCTGCTGCACCAGCGAGATGGGTTTCATTTTATCAGCAGCCGTTGGAAAGAAGCCAAAGTGCAGCTCTACTTCGAAACTAAAGATAAATGCGCCTATTGCGAAGCTTCGACTAAAGTGGTAGCCCACGGGGATGTTGAGCATTACCGCCCCAAAAGTATATACTGGTGGCTGGCTTACTGCTACGATAATTACCTGGTGTCCTGCGCGGTTTGTAATGAGGTGCACAAAAAAGATGAATTTCCCACCGGAGTAGCGGCTTTACCACAACCTGCCCTGTTACCAACGGCTACTGATGCGGAGTTAAAGGCGTTAGCGCCCTGGGTGACCCCTGATCCCTTGCATGAAAAAAAAGGCAAATCCCGGACTCAGTTCTTCGGGGATTTAGACCAGGAACAGCCCATGTTGCTTAATCCTTACCTGTGCGATCCAGAAACGTATTTCGCCTACGAAGTCGATGAGTTTTTGCAGGAAGTTTCGATTATTCCGTTGACAAGCCAGGTGGCACCCTCTGTCAATGAAACCGTTCGGGTGTATGGGTTAAACCGGGTGGAGTTGCTGAGCCTGCGGCACTTTTTTTTCTCTATATACGATACCTTTCGCCGGACACTGACCGACGAAGGCATCAAGCTCAGTACTCGGCAAGAGAATGAAGCCGCTATTGAGCTCATGAAACAGCCTAAAGCGCCCTTTGCGGGTATGGTACGCTATTTTGACCGCGTGCTCAGGCTCTGAACGATTCCCACAAACGGGCTACTGTTTTTTGCTCAAATTGACTGTACTCTTCCGGCCGGTTTAGTAAGATTTCCCAGGCCTCGTTGAGTAAAGAAGCTATTGGCTGATCTACCTGCTGGCATTGATCGCCATAGGAAAGCCAATCCTGGTTTCGACAGCCTTCATAAACATTTTGCGTCAACTGACTAATTAATTCGTCAGGAAAGGCCATATCGTAGTGAAGGGGCTGGTTATAAGCGGGTAAGGTCAGAAATTCCTGCCACAATTTGGCAATCTGATCCGCTTCCTGCACGTGGCCCATGCGCATCAGCATTCCGTTAATACACCGCATCCGGGCTTCGTGCGAGGGATGAGATTCGGACTGTGTATCGTAGACGTCTCCTAACCGTTCTGAGACTGATAATTTTACGTTGGTCCAGGCGTAAGCTGGCCCTAAGAAATACGTGGCGATTAAATCGCAGGCAAATTCGGCCTGCCAAGCTTTATGCCAGCGGGTTTTCCACTGGTTGAGCGTGGTCAACAGTTCTTTTGATCGTTCCTGGTCTTCTACAGCCCAGCATTCGGTCTGATATACCTGATCAATAACCTCATTAATGGAACCCGTCAAATTTGGATAGGACACGTTATGGTAGTTGAGCAAAACATGACCCGTTTCATGCAGCAAATCAGGGATGTTT contains:
- a CDS encoding VOC family protein codes for the protein MIFASVRIITANIKPLVRFYEQITGLPVIQYTDDFAELQTPSATLAIGSTRTLQLFGGDHIAKAASNHSAIIEFRVEDVDSDYRKLVDILGELIIQKPTTMPWGNRSLLFKDPDGNLVNFFTPVTPEAFKKFDK
- a CDS encoding AAA family ATPase, producing the protein MFLKKISLQDVRGIEQLTLLFTQEDTSIPRSRTLILGENGMGKSTLLRAIALVTSGSDALSTLLANPDEWISHSRSECIIQATLVTQKQQERSISLRIKRHDTLRDIIITNQAALNEIDAALNHANRNYFVVGYGASRRLNQRTDFSSTERVYRNDRAQNVASLFEADTSLYPIAAWAMELDYQQPDRLTLLKDTLNDLLPSIRFDSIDKKNKQLLFKVGRQKIPLHQLSDGYQNVVAWVGDMLYRMMNTFTDFSSPLETRGVLLIDEIDLHLHPKWQRLILDYLSVKFPRLQLIATTHSPLTVQQASAGELFFLHRSENGRIALDAFQGSPKQMLIHQLLLSPLFGLATDESVATQQAKEEYRSLKHRKSRSASEQQRFEQLTDQLAQLPPVQRSNFAMDNQQVALLNEVRRELLKRDAQ
- a CDS encoding HNH endonuclease family protein, whose translation is MIALQHTYSEEAIHKNFRGAKRVAFNLELLNQQRQRLLHQRDGFHFISSRWKEAKVQLYFETKDKCAYCEASTKVVAHGDVEHYRPKSIYWWLAYCYDNYLVSCAVCNEVHKKDEFPTGVAALPQPALLPTATDAELKALAPWVTPDPLHEKKGKSRTQFFGDLDQEQPMLLNPYLCDPETYFAYEVDEFLQEVSIIPLTSQVAPSVNETVRVYGLNRVELLSLRHFFFSIYDTFRRTLTDEGIKLSTRQENEAAIELMKQPKAPFAGMVRYFDRVLRL